The Serpentinimonas maccroryi genome has a segment encoding these proteins:
- the ybiB gene encoding DNA-binding protein YbiB yields MSIKDHLKKIGRGKDGARALERAQAADLFGQVLDGAVSDLEIGAFCLAMRFKGETADEMAGFLDALHGRLQRWPAPAHSPLPTVVLPSYNGARKLPVLTPLLAGLLAREGLAVLWHGCATEDARAHPEALLPALEAAGLLSPDLQPGRVCWVPTQRLHRGLQRLLDVRRTVGLRNSAHSLVKLMNPVAGPALLLSSYTHSEYLHSMSATLALTGTHALLLRGTEGEPVADARRCPAMDAFVAGQSWRIQEAQGGPLVPVPGLPAPDAEATRRWTEAALAGAHAIPDPIRQQVRRTLELAHLIAAGPPYALPVLPTPQPTPTE; encoded by the coding sequence ATGAGCATCAAAGACCATCTGAAAAAAATCGGGCGCGGCAAGGACGGCGCGCGCGCACTCGAACGCGCGCAGGCCGCCGACCTGTTCGGGCAGGTGCTCGACGGCGCCGTGAGCGATCTCGAGATCGGCGCCTTCTGCCTGGCCATGCGCTTCAAGGGCGAGACCGCCGATGAAATGGCGGGTTTTCTCGACGCGCTGCATGGGCGCCTGCAACGCTGGCCCGCCCCCGCCCACAGCCCCTTGCCCACCGTGGTGCTGCCCAGCTACAACGGCGCGCGCAAGCTGCCGGTGCTCACCCCCTTGCTGGCGGGTTTGCTGGCGCGCGAGGGGCTGGCGGTGCTGTGGCACGGCTGCGCCACCGAAGACGCCCGCGCCCACCCCGAGGCGCTGCTGCCGGCGCTCGAAGCGGCGGGCTTGCTCAGCCCCGATCTGCAGCCCGGCCGGGTCTGCTGGGTGCCCACGCAGCGCCTGCACCGGGGTCTGCAGCGCCTGCTCGACGTGCGCCGCACCGTGGGCTTGCGCAACAGCGCGCACAGCCTGGTCAAGCTCATGAACCCGGTGGCCGGGCCGGCCTTGCTGCTGAGCAGCTACACCCACAGCGAATACCTGCACAGCATGAGCGCCACGCTGGCGCTGACCGGCACCCACGCCCTGCTGTTGCGCGGCACCGAGGGCGAGCCGGTGGCCGACGCACGGCGTTGCCCGGCGATGGACGCCTTCGTTGCCGGGCAAAGCTGGCGCATCCAAGAGGCCCAAGGCGGCCCCCTGGTGCCGGTGCCCGGCTTGCCCGCGCCCGACGCCGAAGCCACCCGGCGCTGGACCGAGGCCGCGCTGGCTGGCGCGCACGCCATCCCCGACCCGATCCGGCAGCAGGTGCGCCGCACCCTGGAGCTGGCGCACCTGATCGCCGCCGGCCCGCCCTACGCCCTGCCCGTCCTGCCCACCCCGCAGCCCACCCCCACCGAGTAG
- the ahpF gene encoding alkyl hydroperoxide reductase subunit F, which translates to MLDAALKAQLQAYLERLQQPVDLVAALDDSSAAQEMRELLETLAAMSDKIRLRTDGQDARVPSFSVQGQGGPGGLRFAAVPLGHEFTSLVLALLWAGGHPPKVEAGLIEQIKALPGDYRFEVYMSLSCHNCPDVVQALSLMALFNPRVQTVVIDGALFQQEVNERDVLAVPSVYLNGAVFGSGRMSAEEVLAKLDAGSLVKQAQQLDALEPFDLLNIGGGPAGMAAAVYAARKGIRTGLLAERMGGQLNDTLGIENYPAQLHTEGPKLAAELEAHARHYEVQLMNLQRAVRLLPAAQPGGLIGVELASGAVLKARSVVLSTGARWRNMNVPGETEYKNRGVAYCPHCDGPLFKGKRTAVIGGGNSGVEAAIDLAGIVQHVTLLEFADELRADAVLQAKLRSLPNVSVITQAQTTEVLGDGARVVGLRYTDRRSGTPQELALEGIFVQIGLVPNTEWLKGTLELNRFGEIAIDAKGHTSLPGVFAAGDCTTVPYKQIVIAAGEGAKAALSAFDYLIRTPQAQTAPIEAVPQV; encoded by the coding sequence ATGCTCGACGCCGCCCTCAAAGCCCAGCTCCAAGCCTATCTGGAGCGCCTGCAGCAGCCGGTTGATCTGGTGGCTGCGCTCGACGATTCCAGCGCCGCGCAAGAGATGCGTGAGCTGCTCGAAACCCTGGCTGCCATGTCGGACAAAATCCGGCTGCGCACCGACGGGCAAGACGCGCGCGTGCCGTCTTTTAGTGTGCAAGGGCAGGGCGGGCCGGGCGGCTTGCGTTTTGCCGCCGTGCCGCTGGGCCACGAGTTCACCTCGCTGGTGCTGGCGCTGCTGTGGGCGGGTGGGCATCCGCCCAAGGTCGAGGCGGGCCTGATCGAGCAGATCAAGGCCTTGCCGGGCGACTATCGTTTCGAGGTCTATATGTCGCTGAGCTGCCACAACTGCCCCGACGTGGTGCAGGCGCTCAGCCTGATGGCGCTGTTCAACCCCCGCGTGCAGACGGTGGTGATCGACGGCGCGCTGTTCCAGCAAGAGGTCAACGAGCGCGACGTGCTCGCGGTGCCTTCGGTGTATTTGAACGGCGCGGTGTTCGGCTCGGGCCGCATGAGCGCCGAAGAGGTGCTGGCCAAGCTCGACGCTGGCTCCCTCGTCAAACAAGCGCAGCAGCTCGATGCCTTGGAGCCGTTTGACCTGCTCAACATCGGCGGTGGCCCAGCTGGCATGGCGGCGGCGGTGTACGCAGCGCGCAAAGGCATCCGCACCGGCTTGCTGGCCGAGCGCATGGGCGGCCAGCTCAACGACACGCTGGGCATCGAGAACTACCCCGCGCAGCTGCACACCGAAGGCCCCAAGCTGGCCGCCGAGCTGGAGGCGCATGCGCGCCACTACGAGGTGCAGCTCATGAACCTGCAACGCGCCGTGCGCCTGCTGCCGGCGGCGCAGCCCGGCGGCTTGATCGGCGTCGAGCTGGCCAGCGGTGCGGTGCTCAAGGCGCGCAGCGTGGTGCTCTCCACCGGGGCGCGCTGGCGCAACATGAACGTGCCGGGCGAGACCGAATACAAAAACCGCGGCGTGGCCTACTGCCCACACTGCGACGGCCCGCTGTTCAAGGGCAAGCGCACGGCGGTGATCGGCGGCGGCAACTCGGGCGTGGAAGCGGCGATCGACCTGGCCGGCATCGTGCAGCACGTGACGCTGCTCGAGTTTGCCGACGAGCTGCGCGCCGATGCGGTGCTGCAAGCCAAGCTGCGCAGCCTGCCCAACGTGAGCGTGATCACGCAAGCGCAAACCACCGAGGTGCTGGGCGACGGCGCGCGCGTGGTGGGCCTGCGCTACACCGACCGCCGCAGCGGCACGCCGCAAGAATTGGCGCTGGAAGGCATTTTTGTGCAGATCGGCTTGGTGCCCAACACCGAATGGCTCAAGGGCACGCTGGAGCTCAACCGCTTTGGCGAGATCGCCATCGACGCCAAGGGCCACACCAGCCTGCCGGGCGTGTTTGCCGCCGGCGACTGCACCACGGTGCCCTACAAGCAGATCGTGATCGCCGCCGGCGAGGGCGCCAAAGCGGCCCTGAGCGCCTTCGATTACCTGATCCGCACCCCGCAGGCACAAACGGCGCCCATCGAGGCCGTGCCGCAGGTTTGA
- the nirD gene encoding nitrite reductase small subunit NirD — MTRWIPVCSVDDIPALGSRRVARARGLDVAVFKAADQHLFALLDRCPHKGGPLSQGIVFGHSVACPLHNWSIALDSGEAAAPDQGQTPRFALKVEHGQVFLDAHELDTLATEATRPLAGPARRTCPGVTSGSCPAPAK, encoded by the coding sequence ATGACCCGCTGGATTCCCGTCTGCAGCGTTGATGACATCCCGGCCCTGGGTTCGCGCCGCGTGGCACGCGCCCGCGGCCTCGACGTGGCCGTGTTTAAGGCCGCCGACCAGCACCTTTTTGCCCTGCTCGATCGCTGCCCGCACAAAGGCGGGCCCCTGAGCCAGGGCATCGTGTTTGGCCACAGTGTGGCCTGCCCGCTGCACAATTGGAGCATTGCCCTCGACAGCGGCGAGGCCGCCGCGCCCGACCAAGGTCAAACGCCGCGCTTCGCCCTCAAAGTCGAGCACGGGCAGGTGTTCCTAGACGCCCACGAGCTCGACACCCTGGCCACCGAGGCCACGCGGCCGCTGGCGGGCCCGGCCCGGCGCACCTGCCCCGGCGTGACCAGCGGCAGCTGCCCGGCGCCCGCCAAATAA
- a CDS encoding nitrate reductase: MATTTRSTCPYCGVGCGVLIEHQGGHITGVRGDPEHPANFGRLCSKGSTLHLSARPELAQATRLLHPQWRSARGQPPQAMAWEPALDLAASRIASTVRQHGPDAVGVYVSGQLLTEDYYVFNKLVKGVLGSNQIDSNSRLCMSSAVVGYKRTLGADAPPPCYEDLELAQTLFIVGSNTAWAHPVLFRRIEDARAARPDLRLIVADPRRTDTAACADLHLALQPGTDVALLHGLLHIMLQEGWVDRAYIAAHTSGFEALEAIVRAHTPAHTARLCGLQQADLLTAARWLAGLDAPAPAGTPAAAASAATAPVFSGRDGRRRRPTLSLYCQGLNQSSNGSANNAALIHLHLATGQIGQAGAGPFSLTGQPNAMGGREVGAMANLLSAHRDLANPAHRAEVAQLWGLPSVPEQAGRSAVEMFQAAAEGAVKVLWIVCTNPAQSLPDQSMVRGALERAEFVIVQEAFAHTATTAYADLLLPAATWGEKEGTVTNSERCISRVRRAVPAPLHPDHAQDGPRPDWVIARDLAQRLEALLHPQPGAQRRIHFDYPTPEAVWNEHRQSTCGRDLDISGLSYALLERAGPQQWPLPKGQSRGLKRLYADGRFPTADGKARFAALAYRPPHETCDAAYPLALNTGRLRDQWHGMSRTGLLGRLFGHAPEPVLQMHPQDMARSNLADGALVSVQSARGRIVLPLQACAELGPGQVFLPMHWGSDCLGGRTLAGQPLLGVNALSSPAYCPASKQPELKHAAVRVEPVELPWTLLALAWLPEYEAAQTRAWLSEQLRQFDFATCVPFGRHEEQGRTGVLLRAASLQAPAAALLDAVAARLGLNTPDTLCYRDPQRAQVRALRLLRPSPDSEPRLEALLLAGDVRSAAWLKTLLLDESPVLSSGQQLLRPSAAAPLASAAMPTSRNRQVCACLNVSEQAITLHLASSPGSASQRLAHLQSTLQCGTQCGSCIPQLKRLLQAVAAPAMGSETQIA; this comes from the coding sequence ATGGCCACTACCACCCGTTCCACCTGCCCCTACTGCGGCGTGGGCTGTGGCGTGCTGATCGAGCACCAGGGCGGCCACATCACCGGCGTGCGCGGCGACCCCGAGCATCCGGCCAATTTCGGCCGTTTGTGCAGCAAAGGCTCGACCCTGCACCTGAGCGCTCGCCCCGAGCTGGCGCAAGCCACCCGGCTGCTGCATCCGCAGTGGCGCAGCGCACGCGGCCAGCCGCCTCAGGCCATGGCTTGGGAGCCGGCGCTCGATCTGGCGGCCAGCCGCATCGCCAGCACCGTGCGCCAGCACGGCCCCGACGCCGTGGGCGTCTATGTGAGCGGCCAATTGCTGACCGAGGACTACTACGTCTTCAACAAGCTCGTCAAAGGCGTGCTGGGCAGCAACCAGATCGACTCCAACTCGCGCCTGTGCATGAGCAGCGCCGTGGTCGGCTACAAACGCACCCTGGGGGCCGACGCGCCGCCGCCCTGCTACGAGGACTTGGAGCTGGCACAAACGCTGTTCATCGTCGGCAGCAACACCGCCTGGGCGCACCCGGTGCTGTTTCGCCGCATCGAAGACGCGCGCGCGGCACGGCCGGATCTGCGCCTGATCGTCGCCGACCCGCGCCGCACCGACACCGCCGCCTGCGCCGACCTGCATCTGGCGCTGCAACCCGGCACCGACGTGGCGCTGCTGCACGGCCTGCTGCACATCATGCTGCAAGAGGGCTGGGTGGATCGGGCCTACATCGCTGCCCACACCAGCGGTTTTGAAGCCTTGGAAGCGATCGTGCGTGCGCACACCCCCGCCCACACGGCGCGCCTGTGTGGCTTGCAGCAGGCCGACCTGCTCACCGCCGCGCGCTGGCTTGCCGGCCTCGACGCCCCTGCCCCGGCTGGCACCCCGGCCGCCGCCGCCTCGGCTGCCACCGCCCCGGTCTTTAGCGGCCGCGATGGCCGCCGCCGCCGCCCCACCCTGAGCCTGTACTGCCAGGGCCTGAACCAGAGCAGCAACGGCAGCGCCAACAACGCCGCCCTGATCCACCTGCATCTGGCCACCGGGCAGATCGGCCAAGCCGGTGCCGGCCCCTTTAGCCTGACCGGCCAGCCCAACGCCATGGGCGGGCGCGAAGTGGGCGCCATGGCCAACCTGCTCAGCGCCCACCGCGATCTGGCCAACCCCGCGCACCGGGCCGAAGTGGCGCAGCTCTGGGGCCTGCCCAGCGTGCCCGAGCAAGCCGGGCGCAGCGCCGTCGAGATGTTCCAGGCCGCCGCCGAGGGTGCGGTCAAGGTGCTGTGGATCGTCTGCACCAACCCGGCCCAAAGCCTGCCCGACCAGAGCATGGTGCGCGGGGCGCTGGAGCGGGCCGAGTTCGTGATCGTGCAGGAGGCCTTTGCCCACACCGCCACCACCGCCTACGCCGACCTGCTGCTGCCTGCCGCCACCTGGGGCGAAAAAGAAGGCACGGTGACCAACAGCGAGCGCTGCATCAGCCGCGTGCGCCGCGCCGTGCCCGCGCCGCTGCACCCCGACCATGCGCAAGACGGCCCGCGGCCCGATTGGGTGATCGCGCGCGACCTGGCGCAGCGCCTCGAAGCCCTGCTGCACCCGCAGCCCGGGGCGCAGCGGCGCATCCACTTCGACTACCCCACGCCCGAAGCGGTGTGGAACGAACACCGTCAGAGCACCTGCGGCCGCGACCTGGACATCAGCGGCCTGAGCTACGCCCTGCTCGAGCGCGCCGGCCCGCAGCAGTGGCCGCTGCCCAAGGGGCAAAGCCGCGGACTCAAGCGCCTGTATGCCGACGGCCGCTTCCCGACCGCCGACGGCAAGGCGCGCTTTGCGGCTCTCGCCTACCGCCCACCCCACGAAACCTGCGACGCCGCCTACCCGCTGGCCCTGAACACCGGCCGGTTGCGCGACCAGTGGCACGGCATGAGCCGCACCGGCCTGCTGGGGCGCTTGTTTGGCCACGCCCCGGAACCGGTGCTGCAGATGCACCCGCAAGACATGGCGCGCAGCAACCTGGCCGACGGTGCGCTGGTGAGCGTGCAGAGCGCACGCGGGCGCATCGTGCTGCCGCTGCAGGCCTGCGCAGAACTGGGGCCGGGGCAGGTTTTTTTGCCCATGCACTGGGGTTCAGACTGCCTGGGCGGTCGAACGCTGGCCGGCCAGCCGCTGCTGGGCGTCAATGCCCTGAGCAGCCCAGCCTACTGCCCGGCCTCCAAACAACCGGAGCTCAAGCACGCCGCGGTGCGCGTGGAGCCCGTCGAACTGCCCTGGACCCTGCTGGCGTTGGCCTGGCTGCCGGAATACGAGGCCGCCCAAACCCGGGCCTGGCTGTCGGAACAACTGCGCCAGTTCGACTTCGCCACCTGCGTGCCTTTTGGCCGCCACGAGGAGCAGGGGCGCACGGGCGTGCTGTTGCGCGCCGCCAGCCTGCAAGCCCCTGCCGCCGCGCTGCTCGACGCCGTGGCCGCGCGCCTGGGGCTGAACACCCCCGACACCCTGTGCTACCGCGACCCCCAGCGCGCCCAGGTGCGGGCGCTGCGCCTGCTGCGCCCCAGCCCCGACTCCGAGCCCCGGCTCGAGGCCCTGCTGCTGGCTGGCGACGTGCGCTCGGCCGCCTGGCTCAAAACGCTGCTGCTGGATGAAAGCCCCGTGCTGTCCAGCGGACAGCAGCTGCTGCGGCCCAGCGCGGCCGCGCCCTTGGCCTCGGCTGCAATGCCGACCAGCCGCAACCGCCAGGTCTGCGCCTGCCTCAATGTGAGCGAGCAGGCCATCACCCTGCACCTGGCAAGCAGCCCGGGCAGCGCCAGCCAGCGGCTAGCACACCTGCAAAGCACACTCCAATGCGGCACCCAATGCGGCTCTTGCATACCCCAGCTCAAGCGGCTGCTGCAGGCCGTGGCCGCGCCCGCCATGGGGTCTGAAACGCAAATCGCTTAA
- the cobA gene encoding uroporphyrinogen-III C-methyltransferase, with amino-acid sequence MNALPPAPPPLSLALGRCTLVGAGPGDPELLTLKAARAIARATLLLVDDLVSDEIVALAAPGARVIHVGKRGGCRSTAQSFIEKLMIQAVREGEQVVRLKGGDPFIFGRGGEELEHLRAAGIEVEVINGITAGLAAATALGVPLTHRDRAHGVVFVTGHAKPGGNSPDWRALAQTCHAARLTLVIYMGVQMAAQIQAELLAGLPACTPVALVQHATLAQQRHALCELQHLHSTLEREGLGSPAVIVVGEVLQGLLALAEAAPHSAAEVAADLAADAPARLSRAA; translated from the coding sequence ATGAACGCCTTGCCCCCTGCACCACCACCCCTGAGCCTAGCCCTAGGCCGCTGCACCTTGGTCGGGGCCGGGCCCGGCGACCCCGAGCTGCTCACCCTCAAGGCCGCGCGGGCCATTGCGCGCGCCACGCTGCTGCTGGTCGATGACCTGGTGAGCGACGAAATCGTGGCCTTGGCCGCGCCCGGCGCGCGCGTGATCCACGTCGGCAAACGTGGGGGCTGCCGCTCCACCGCGCAGTCGTTCATCGAAAAACTGATGATCCAAGCGGTGCGCGAGGGCGAGCAGGTGGTGCGCCTCAAGGGCGGCGACCCGTTCATTTTTGGCCGTGGCGGCGAAGAGCTGGAGCACCTGCGCGCCGCCGGCATCGAGGTCGAAGTGATCAACGGCATCACCGCGGGCCTGGCGGCGGCGACGGCGCTCGGGGTGCCGCTGACGCATCGCGACCGCGCCCACGGGGTGGTGTTCGTCACCGGGCACGCCAAACCGGGGGGCAACAGCCCCGACTGGCGCGCGCTGGCGCAGACCTGCCACGCCGCGCGCCTGACGCTGGTAATCTATATGGGCGTGCAGATGGCGGCGCAAATCCAAGCCGAGCTGCTGGCCGGCTTGCCGGCCTGCACCCCGGTGGCGCTGGTGCAGCACGCCACCCTGGCGCAGCAGCGCCATGCGCTGTGCGAATTGCAGCACCTGCACAGCACGCTCGAGCGCGAGGGCTTGGGCAGCCCGGCGGTGATCGTGGTCGGTGAGGTGTTGCAGGGTCTGCTGGCTTTGGCGGAAGCGGCACCGCATAGCGCGGCGGAAGTGGCAGCTGATCTGGCGGCCGATGCGCCGGCTAGGCTGAGCCGGGCGGCCTGA
- a CDS encoding FKBP-type peptidyl-prolyl cis-trans isomerase — protein MNPVGPDSFLTLHYRLSGPDGRSLIDTFSAQPATLSLGSGALSPALEERLLGLHEGAHAVIELPAGAAFGERQPQMVQWVARTLLERLGQPLQGSAVGDVLQFPTPDGLGHYAGTVCQVREDGALQIDFNHPLAGQPVRFEVQLIGVL, from the coding sequence ATGAACCCAGTCGGCCCCGACTCCTTCCTTACCCTGCATTACCGCCTCTCGGGGCCGGACGGACGCAGCCTGATCGACACCTTCAGCGCCCAGCCCGCTACCCTGAGCTTGGGCAGCGGCGCGCTGTCGCCGGCACTCGAAGAGCGCCTGCTGGGCTTGCACGAAGGCGCGCACGCGGTGATCGAGCTGCCAGCCGGGGCCGCTTTTGGCGAGCGCCAGCCGCAGATGGTGCAATGGGTGGCGCGCACCCTGCTGGAGCGCTTGGGCCAGCCGTTGCAAGGCAGCGCCGTGGGCGATGTGCTGCAGTTCCCCACCCCCGACGGCTTGGGCCACTACGCCGGCACCGTGTGCCAAGTGCGCGAGGACGGCGCGCTGCAGATCGACTTCAACCACCCGCTGGCTGGCCAGCCGGTGCGTTTTGAAGTGCAGCTGATTGGGGTGCTGTGA
- the ahpC gene encoding alkyl hydroperoxide reductase subunit C: MSIINTQVQPFKAQAFHNGKFVQVSDETLKGEWSVLIFMPAAFTFNCPTEVEDAADNYAEFQKLGAEVYIVTTDTHFSHKVWHETSPAVGKAKFPLVADPTHTLTRAFGVHIEAEGLALRGTFIINPEGQIKTAEIHDNAIARDVKETLRKLKAAQYVAKNPGQVCPAKWNEGAKTLAPSLELVGKI; the protein is encoded by the coding sequence ATGTCGATCATCAATACCCAAGTTCAGCCTTTCAAAGCCCAGGCTTTCCACAACGGCAAGTTCGTGCAAGTTTCGGACGAGACCCTCAAGGGCGAGTGGTCGGTGCTGATTTTCATGCCGGCCGCCTTCACCTTCAACTGCCCGACCGAAGTCGAAGACGCGGCTGACAACTACGCCGAGTTCCAAAAGCTCGGGGCCGAGGTCTACATCGTGACCACCGACACCCACTTCTCGCACAAAGTCTGGCACGAGACTTCGCCCGCCGTGGGCAAGGCCAAGTTCCCGCTGGTGGCCGACCCGACCCACACCCTGACGCGCGCCTTTGGCGTTCACATCGAGGCCGAAGGTCTGGCGCTGCGCGGCACCTTCATCATCAACCCCGAAGGCCAGATCAAAACCGCTGAAATCCACGACAACGCCATCGCACGCGACGTCAAAGAGACCCTGCGCAAGCTCAAGGCTGCCCAGTACGTGGCCAAGAACCCCGGCCAAGTCTGCCCAGCCAAGTGGAACGAAGGCGCCAAAACCCTGGCCCCGTCGCTGGAACTGGTCGGCAAAATCTAA
- the radC gene encoding RadC family protein, with protein MPLKGLPADARPREKLLQRGPAALSDAELLALLLRTGIPGKNVVQLAQELVDRFGGVAGLLHSSASDLQRIKGLGPAKRAELLAVVELARRTLAQGLSERPLFDSPQAVAQYLQLHLGHKPHEVFALLYLDSQHRLLAFEELFRGTLTQTSVYPREVVLRALHHHAAAVVLAHNHPSGVSEPSRADQSLTATLKAALALVDVRVLDHFVVTADSCRSMAEMGLV; from the coding sequence ATGCCCCTCAAGGGCCTGCCCGCCGACGCGCGGCCGCGCGAAAAACTGTTGCAGCGCGGCCCCGCCGCCTTGAGCGATGCCGAGCTGCTGGCGCTGCTGCTGCGCACCGGCATACCGGGCAAGAACGTGGTGCAACTGGCGCAGGAACTGGTGGACCGCTTTGGTGGCGTGGCCGGGCTGCTGCACAGCAGCGCGTCAGATCTGCAACGCATCAAGGGCCTAGGGCCGGCCAAACGCGCCGAGCTGCTGGCGGTGGTCGAGTTGGCGCGGCGCACGCTGGCGCAGGGCTTGAGCGAGCGGCCCTTGTTCGATTCGCCGCAAGCGGTGGCGCAGTACCTGCAGCTGCACCTGGGTCACAAGCCGCACGAGGTGTTTGCGCTGCTGTACCTAGACAGCCAGCACCGGCTGCTGGCCTTCGAGGAGCTGTTTCGCGGCACCCTGACGCAGACTAGCGTCTATCCGCGCGAAGTGGTACTGCGCGCCCTGCACCACCACGCCGCGGCTGTGGTGCTGGCGCACAACCACCCCAGCGGGGTGAGCGAGCCCTCACGCGCCGACCAGAGCCTGACGGCCACGCTCAAGGCCGCGCTGGCGTTGGTGGACGTGCGGGTGCTGGACCACTTCGTCGTCACCGCCGACAGCTGCCGCTCGATGGCCGAAATGGGGCTGGTCTAG
- the ispH gene encoding 4-hydroxy-3-methylbut-2-enyl diphosphate reductase, translated as MLTPTPTPTPVHEVLLADPRGFCAGVDRAIEIVERALAKYGRPIYVRHEIVHNTHVVNDLKARGAIFIEDLAEVPAGATLVFSAHGVSRAVQQEAEQRGFRIFDATCPLVSKVHVEVAKLHQEGYEFIMIGHKGHPEVEGTMGQLDAGIHLVEDLADVARVQPRQSERLALVTQTTLSVDDAAEIAAAVRARFPTLREPKQQDICYATQNRQDAVKLLSPLVDAVVVVGSPSSSNTNRLRELAQRLGVPAYMVEDESELRDHWFANAARVGVTAGASAPERLVQGVLQRLKALGAVSVRSLDGARETLKFPLPKGLKGD; from the coding sequence ATGCTGACGCCCACGCCCACGCCCACGCCTGTGCACGAGGTGCTGCTGGCCGACCCGCGCGGCTTTTGCGCCGGGGTCGATCGCGCCATCGAAATCGTCGAGCGCGCCTTAGCCAAGTATGGCCGTCCGATCTACGTGCGCCACGAGATCGTGCACAACACCCACGTGGTCAACGATCTCAAGGCGCGCGGCGCCATTTTCATTGAAGACCTGGCCGAGGTGCCCGCCGGGGCCACGCTGGTGTTCAGCGCCCACGGGGTCAGCCGGGCGGTGCAGCAGGAGGCCGAACAGCGCGGCTTTCGCATCTTCGACGCCACCTGCCCGCTGGTGAGCAAGGTGCACGTGGAAGTGGCCAAGCTGCACCAAGAGGGCTACGAGTTCATCATGATCGGCCACAAGGGGCACCCAGAGGTCGAAGGCACCATGGGCCAGCTCGACGCCGGCATCCACCTGGTCGAAGACCTGGCCGACGTGGCGCGGGTGCAGCCACGCCAGAGCGAACGGCTGGCGCTGGTGACGCAGACCACGCTCAGCGTCGATGACGCGGCCGAAATCGCCGCCGCCGTGCGCGCGCGCTTTCCGACGCTGCGCGAGCCCAAGCAGCAAGACATCTGCTACGCCACGCAAAACCGCCAAGACGCGGTCAAGTTGCTCAGCCCCTTGGTCGATGCGGTGGTGGTGGTGGGCAGCCCGAGCAGCTCCAACACCAACCGGCTGCGCGAGCTGGCGCAGCGCCTGGGTGTGCCGGCTTATATGGTGGAAGACGAATCCGAACTGCGCGACCACTGGTTTGCCAACGCGGCGCGCGTGGGCGTAACGGCCGGGGCCTCGGCGCCGGAGCGGCTGGTGCAAGGCGTGCTGCAGCGCCTCAAGGCGCTGGGGGCGGTGTCGGTGCGCAGCCTCGACGGTGCGCGCGAGACCCTCAAGTTTCCGTTGCCCAAGGGGCTCAAGGGGGATTGA